The following are from one region of the Jatrophihabitans telluris genome:
- a CDS encoding pentapeptide repeat-containing protein: MTETHQPAPFPDWFAQILAESSAAPGEGGSVVHDEDFSDTDLPDLEFSRLSFLRCSFADTDLAWLRTEGCSFTDCSFDGANLRQSEHLRSAFVSCTFERTTFTRMSSTDCKFSASVFDAVNLRGVSVAGCDFSGVSLGNSDLREVDFTGSKLVGANVVGAKLDRCRFSGADLTGLRWQNASLKDADLRGAVLADLDPRLVDLTGARVDVEQALGFARFLGLRIG; this comes from the coding sequence GTGACCGAGACCCACCAACCGGCGCCGTTTCCGGACTGGTTCGCCCAGATCCTCGCCGAGAGTTCCGCTGCCCCTGGTGAGGGTGGTTCGGTCGTCCACGACGAGGACTTCTCCGACACCGATCTGCCGGATCTGGAGTTCTCCCGGCTGTCGTTCCTGCGCTGCTCGTTCGCGGACACCGACCTCGCCTGGCTGCGTACCGAGGGGTGCTCGTTCACCGACTGTTCCTTCGACGGCGCCAACCTCAGGCAGTCCGAGCACCTGAGATCGGCCTTCGTCTCGTGCACGTTCGAGCGGACCACCTTCACGCGGATGTCCTCGACCGACTGCAAGTTCTCGGCGTCGGTCTTCGACGCGGTGAACCTGCGGGGAGTGAGCGTGGCCGGCTGCGACTTCAGCGGTGTGTCGCTGGGCAATTCGGATCTGCGCGAGGTCGACTTCACCGGCTCGAAACTGGTCGGCGCGAACGTCGTCGGCGCAAAGCTGGATCGCTGCCGCTTCTCCGGTGCCGACCTCACGGGTCTGCGCTGGCAGAACGCGTCGTTGAAGGACGCCGACCTGCGCGGGGCCGTGCTCGCCGACCTCGACCCGCGCCTGGTGGATCTGACCGGCGCACGGGTGGATGTCGAGCAGGCCCTCGGCTTCGCTCGCTTCCTGGGTCTGCGAATCGGTTGA
- a CDS encoding DUF3017 domain-containing protein translates to MHGQDLKEVPFLLVLTCELAAVCYALAAPQHWLRAVGGITIGLALAGVFRLALSNEQAGLLRVRRRAFDVACYWGFGLLAVVFALSLPQR, encoded by the coding sequence ATGCATGGCCAGGACCTCAAGGAGGTTCCGTTCCTGCTCGTGCTGACCTGCGAGCTGGCCGCGGTCTGTTACGCCCTCGCCGCGCCTCAACACTGGTTACGGGCCGTCGGCGGAATCACCATCGGCCTGGCGCTCGCCGGTGTGTTCCGGCTGGCGCTGTCCAACGAACAGGCCGGCTTGTTGCGGGTCCGCCGCCGTGCTTTCGACGTGGCCTGCTACTGGGGGTTCGGGCTGCTCGCCGTCGTGTTCGCCCTGTCCCTGCCTCAGCGGTGA
- a CDS encoding bifunctional methylenetetrahydrofolate dehydrogenase/methenyltetrahydrofolate cyclohydrolase encodes MTATILDGKATLATIKSELKQRVAALAERGIVPGLGTVLVGDDPGSRWYVNAKHKDCAEIGIASIQKELPVGTTQAEVEAVVDELNADPACTGFLVQQPTGLDEFRILSRVDPAKDVDGLHPFNLGSLVLGESAPLPCTPIGVIELLRRFDVPIAGAHAVVIGRGITVGRPLGLLLTRRSENATVTLCHTGTRDLAAYTRQADIVVAAAGSPSLVTAAMIKPGAAVLDVGVSRVEGRIAGDVAADVADVAGFLAPNPGGVGPMTRAMLLTNVVAAAERAVTG; translated from the coding sequence GTGACGGCGACGATTCTCGATGGCAAGGCGACCCTGGCGACCATCAAGTCCGAACTGAAGCAACGGGTTGCCGCGCTGGCCGAACGAGGCATCGTCCCGGGCCTGGGCACGGTGCTCGTCGGCGATGACCCCGGTAGCCGTTGGTATGTCAACGCCAAGCACAAGGACTGTGCGGAGATCGGCATCGCCAGCATCCAGAAGGAACTGCCGGTCGGAACCACCCAGGCCGAGGTCGAGGCCGTCGTCGACGAGCTCAACGCCGATCCTGCCTGCACCGGTTTCCTCGTCCAGCAGCCCACCGGACTGGACGAGTTCCGAATCCTGTCCCGGGTCGACCCGGCCAAGGACGTCGACGGCCTGCATCCGTTCAATCTCGGCTCCTTGGTACTGGGGGAATCGGCCCCGCTGCCGTGCACGCCCATCGGGGTCATCGAGCTGCTCCGGCGTTTCGACGTCCCGATCGCGGGCGCCCATGCCGTGGTCATCGGTCGCGGGATCACCGTCGGGCGTCCACTCGGCCTGCTGCTGACCCGTCGCTCGGAAAACGCGACCGTCACCCTGTGCCACACCGGGACCCGCGATCTGGCCGCGTACACCCGCCAGGCCGACATCGTCGTGGCCGCGGCGGGCTCGCCGAGCCTCGTCACCGCCGCGATGATCAAGCCGGGGGCCGCCGTGCTGGACGTCGGGGTGAGCCGGGTCGAGGGCAGGATCGCCGGCGACGTGGCGGCCGATGTGGCCGACGTGGCCGGTTTCCTCGCCCCGAACCCCGGCGGTGTCGGCCCGATGACGCGCGCCATGTTGCTGACCAATGTCGTCGCCGCGGCCGAGCGCGCCGTCACTGGCTGA